From the genome of Acidimicrobiales bacterium, one region includes:
- a CDS encoding HAD family hydrolase has product MASWLVASDLDGTLLRSDGTVSDRTRAALAAAEDAGALVVVVTGRPPRWMAPVAEELGRTGLAICANGAVVWDLERGEIVRENPIDPATAADVVRRLRDALPDLAFAVERGMAFGREPGYRTRASVPDDVLVAHADELVAAPMAKLLVRHESMGADELLRAAREVVGDLATLTHASSSGLLEISAAGVSKAVALEELAAEHGLSADDAVAFGDMPNDLSMLGWAGRGVAVANAHRHVLAAADEVTASNDEDGVALVVERLIAERAG; this is encoded by the coding sequence GTGGCGTCGTGGCTGGTGGCGTCGGACCTCGACGGGACCCTCCTGCGCTCCGACGGCACGGTGTCGGACCGGACGAGGGCGGCGCTGGCCGCGGCGGAGGACGCCGGCGCCCTCGTCGTCGTCGTCACCGGCCGGCCGCCCCGCTGGATGGCGCCGGTCGCCGAGGAGCTCGGCCGCACGGGCCTCGCCATCTGCGCCAACGGCGCGGTCGTGTGGGACCTGGAGCGGGGCGAGATCGTCCGCGAGAACCCGATCGACCCGGCGACGGCCGCCGACGTCGTGCGGCGGCTGCGCGACGCCCTGCCCGACCTCGCCTTCGCCGTCGAGCGGGGGATGGCGTTCGGGCGCGAGCCTGGTTACCGGACGAGGGCCTCGGTGCCCGACGACGTGCTGGTCGCCCACGCCGACGAGCTCGTCGCCGCGCCCATGGCGAAGCTGCTCGTCCGCCACGAGTCGATGGGGGCCGACGAGCTGCTGCGGGCGGCGCGGGAGGTGGTCGGCGACCTGGCCACGCTCACCCACGCCAGCTCGTCGGGGCTGCTCGAGATCTCCGCCGCCGGGGTCAGCAAGGCCGTCGCCCTGGAGGAGCTGGCCGCCGAGCACGGGCTGAGCGCGGACGACGCCGTCGCCTTCGGGGACATGCCGAACGACCTGTCCATGCTCGGCTGGGCCGGCCGGGGCGTCGCCGTCGCCAACGCCCACCGCCACGTGCTCGCCGCGGCCGACGAGGTGACGGCGAGCAACGACGAGGACGGCGTCGCCCTGGTGGTGGAGCGGCTGATCGCCGAGCGGGCGGGCTGA